A genomic stretch from Mus pahari chromosome 6, PAHARI_EIJ_v1.1, whole genome shotgun sequence includes:
- the Mutyh gene encoding adenine DNA glycosylase produces the protein MKKLRASVRSHKKQPANHKRRRTCDLSSSQAKPSSLDGLAKQKKEEFLQASVSPYHLFSDVADVTAFRRNLLSWYDQEKRDLPWRRLAKEETNPDRRAYAVWVSEVMLQQTQVATVIDYYTRWMQKWPTLQDLASASLEEVNQLWSGLGYYSRGRRLQEGAKKVVEELGGHMPRTAETLQQFLPGVGRYTAGAIASIAFDQVTGVVDGNVLRVLCRVRAIGADPTSTVVSHHLWNLAQQLVDPARPGDFNQATMELGATVCTPQRPLCSHCPVQSLCRAHQRVERGQLSALPGRPDIEECALNTGQCQLCLPSTNPWDPSMGVTNFPRKASRRPPREEYSATCVVEQPGAIGGPLILLVQRPDSGLLAGLWEFPSVTLEPSEQNQHKALLQELQRWSGPLPATRLQHLGEVIHIFSHIKLTYQVYSVALGQTPTSTAPPGARWLTWEEFRNAAVSTAMKKVFRMYEDHRQGTCKGSKRSQVCPPSSRKKPSRKKPSRGQQVLDTFFQRHIPTDKPNSTTQ, from the exons ATGAAGAAACTCCGAGCATCTGTAAGGAGTCACAAAAAGCAACCGGCCAACCACAAGAGAAGGAGAACATGTGATCTTAGCAGCAGCCAGGCCAAGCCTTCCAGCCTGGATG GCCTGGccaagcagaagaaagaggagtTCCTTCAGGCCTCTGTCTCCCCATATCATCTCTTCAGCGACGTGGCCGATGTCACAGCTTTCCGAAGGAACTTGCTCAGCTGGTATGACCAAGAGAAGCGTGACCTCCCTTGGAGGAGATTG GCAAAAGAAGAGACCAACCCGGACAGGAGGGCCTATGCTG tgTGGGTCTCAGAGGTGATGCTGCAGCAGACCCAAGTTGCCACGGTGATCGACTATTATACTCGATGGATGCAG AAGTGGCCAACGCTTCAAGACCTGGCCAGCGCTTCCCTGGAG GAGGTGAACCAGCTCTGGTCTGGCCTGGGCTACTATTCTCGAGGCCGTCGGCTACAAGAAGGAGCTAAGAAG GTGGTAGAGGAGCTAGGAGGCCATATGCCACGTACAGCGGAGACCCTACAGCAGTTCCTGCCTGGTGTGGGGCGGTACACGGCTGGAGCCATTGCTTCCATTGCCTTTGACCAG GTAACCGGTGTGGTGGATGGGAACGTTTTACGGGTGCTGTGCCGTGTCCGCGCCATTGGTGCCGACCCCACCAGCACCGTCGTCTCTCATCACCTATG GAACTTAGCCCAGCAGCTAGTGGACCCAGCCCGGCCTGGGGACTTCAATCAAGCAACCATGGAGTTGGGGGCTACAGTGTGCACCCCACAGCGCCCTCTCTGCAGCCACTGCCCTGTGCAGAGCTTATGCCGGGCACACCAGAGG GTGGAGCGGGGACAGCTCTCAGCCTTGCCAGGTCGTCCTGACATAGAGGAGTGTG CTCTTAACACTGGACAGtgccagctctgcctcccttccacAAATCCCTGGGACCCCAGCATGGGAGTGACCAACTTTCCTCGGAAGGCCAGCCGCAGGCCTCCCAGGGAGGAGTACTCCGCCACCTGTGTTGTGGAGCAGCCGGGAGCCATCGGGGGTCCCCTCATCCTCCTGGTGCAAAGGCCTGACTCAG GTCTGCTGGCAGGGCTGTGGGAGTTTCCATCTGTTACCTTGGAGCCCTCAGAACAGAATCAGCACAAAGCCCTTCTGCAGGAACTGCAGCGCTGGTCTGGGCCCCTCCCTGCCACTCGTCTCCAGCACCTGGGGGAG GTGATCCACATCTTCTCTCACATCAAACTGACGTATCAAGTATATAGTGTGGCTCTAGGACAGACCCCAACGAGCACTGCACCTCCTGGCGCTCGGTGGCTGACCTGGGAGGAATTTCGCAATGCAGCTGTGTCTACTGCCATGAAAAAG GTGTTCCGCATGTATGAGGACCATCGGCAAGGGACCTGCAAG GGTTCCAAAAGGTCCCAGGTGTGTCCTCCGTCAAGCCGGAAAAAACCCAGCCGGAAAAAACCCAGCCGGggacagcaagtcctggatactttCTTTCAACGTCATATCCCCACAGACAAACCCAACAGTACTACCCAGTGA
- the Hpdl gene encoding 4-hydroxyphenylpyruvate dioxygenase-like protein, giving the protein MAAPARRLCHIAFHVPAGQPLARDLHRLFGFQPLAVREAGGWRQLALRSGDAVFLVNEGTGPQEPLYSLDPHHSVPSATNLCFDVEDVDGAARALAARGCFMPVPPTRVRDAQGTATYTVVSSPAGNLSLTLLQRAGYRGSLLPGFRPLPCTPGPGWVSHVDHLTLACTSGSSPTLMRWFHDCLGFHHLPLSPGEDPELGLEVAAGSGRGGLRLTALQTPPNSTVPTLVLAESLPGLNSEQDQVEQFLTRHGGPGLQHVGLYTPNIIDASEGMAKAGCRLLTPPEAYYQQPGKEEQILAAGHKPSLLEKQGILLDGEKDEFLLQVFTKSLFAEDTFFLELIQRQGATGFGQNNIRALWQSVQEEAARAQGA; this is encoded by the coding sequence ATGGCTGCGCCCGCTCGCCGTCTGTGTCACATCGCTTTCCATGTGCCAGCTGGGCAGCCCCTAGCGAGGGACCTACATCGTCTCTTCGGCTTCCAGCCCCTGGCGGTGCGAGAAGCAGGCGGCTGGAGACAGCTGGCCCTGCGCAGCGGGGACGCCGTCTTTCTAGTGAATGAGGGTACCGGGCCCCAGGAGCCACTGTACAGCCTGGACCCGCATCATTCGGTGCCCAGCGCCACGAACCTGTGCTTCGACGTAGAGGATGTGGACGGCGCCGCCCGCGCGCTGGCGGCTCGCGGCTGCTTCATGCCGGTACCACCCACTAGGGTGAGAGATGCACAGGGCACAGCCACCTACACAGTGGTCAGCTCTCCAGCTGGTAATCTCAGCCTTACGTTGCTGCAGCGTGCTGGCTATCGCGGGTCCTTACTGCCCGGATTCAGACCTCTGCCTTGCACACCTGGCCCAGGTTGGGTCAGCCACGTAGACCACTTGACCTTGGCCTGCACCTCCGGCAGCTCCCCTACACTTATGCGCTGGTTCCACGACTGCCTAGGCTTTCATCACTTGCCGCTGAGTCCAGGTGAGGATCCGGAGCTGGGCCTCGAGGTGGCTGCAGGGTCTGGGCGAGGGGGACTACGGCTTACTGCCTTGCAGACTCCGCCGAATAGTACTGTCCCCACCCTCGTGCTGGCTGAGTCCCTGCCGGGACTCAACAGCGAACAGGACCAGGTAGAGCAATTTCTAACTCGGCACGGGGGACCAGGCCTGCAGCACGTAGGACTGTACACTCCTAACATCATAGACGCTTCTGAGGGAATGGCGAAGGCGGGATGCCGGCTTCTGACTCCTCCTGAGGCTTACTACCAGCAGCCCGGCAAAGAAGAGCAAATCCTAGCGGCGGGGCACAAGCCTAGCCTTCTAGAAAAGCAGGGAATCCTGCTGGATGGTGAGAAGGACGAGTTTTTGCTTCAGGTCTTCACCAAGTCCCTCTTCGCCGAAGACACTTTCTTCCTGGAGCTGATTCAGAGACAGGGGGCCACAGGCTTTGGCCAGAACAACATCAGGGCACTATGGCAGTCGGTGCAAGAGGAAGCAGCCAGGGCCCAGGGAGCCTAA